The Streptomyces sp. NBC_00454 DNA segment TGTGGATGCTGCAGACCCGTGTCGGGAAGCGCACCGCGCAGGCGGCCTTCAGCATCGCCTCGCAACTGGCCGACGAGGGCCTCATCTCCACTGATGAAGCGCTGGCCCGTGTCGACGGCGACATGCTGGCGCGGCTGATGTTCCCCCGGTTCGACGCAGGTGTCGCGGCTCCCGTGCTCACACGCGGTATCCCGGCCTCGCCGGGTGCGGCCGTGGGCGTGGTCGTCTTCGACTCCGGGGAGGCGGTTCGGCGGGCCGCCGCCGGAGAGGAAGTCGTGCTGGTACGGCAGGAGACCACGCCCGACGACCTCCCGGGCATGGTCGCCGCTCAGGCGGTGCTCACGAGCCGGGGCGGCAAGACCAGCCATGCGGCGGTGGTGGCGCGCGGTATGGGCAAGGTCTGCGTCTGCGGGGCCGACGCGCTCTCCATCGATCTGGGGGAACGCCGCTTCTCCGTCGGCGATGTCGTCGTCTCCGAGGGCGAGACCATCTCCGTGGACGGCTTCGAAGGCCTCGTCCGCCTCGGCGCGGTACCACTGGTCGACTCCGCGGTCATGCGCTACTTCGAGGCGGGCTCACCCGCGCCGGACGCCACCGCGCAGGAGGGCGTACCCGAGGTGCACCGCCTCATGGAGCACGCCGATGCCACCCGACGCCTGGGGGTACGGGCGAACGCCGACACACCGCAGGACGCGGCCCGAGCACGCCGGTTCGGCGCAGAGGGCATCGGACTGTGCCGTACGGAGCACATGTTCCTCGGGGACCGCCGTCAACTGGTGGAAGCCATGATCCTCGCGCCCACGGAGAACGACCGCGAGGTCGCGCTGGCCGCACTCCTGCCCTTGCAGCGCGAGGACTTCACCGGAATCCTCGCCGCCATGGACGGCTTGCCCGTGACCATCCGGCTGCTCGACCCGCCTCTGCACGAGTTCCTGCCCGACCGGACGGACCTGGCCGTACGCCTTGCCCGGGACGAAGCATTGGGCCGGACACAGGATCCTCACGACACCGAGCTGTTGGCCGCAGTCACGCGCATGCACGAGGAGAACCCGATGCTCGGCCTGCGGGGCGTCCGACTGGGTCTCGTGAAACGGGGCCTGGTGGCCATGCAGGTCCGTGCCATTGCAGAGGCCGTCGTTGCCCGCAAGCGGGCGGGAGGTGATCCGCGTGCCGAGATCATGGTCCCGCTCGTGGGCGCGGTCGAGGAACTCCACCTCGTGAGGCAAGAAGTGGAGGAGGTGCTGTCCACGGTCGCGCGCGAGACGGGAGTCCCGGTGACCTGCCCGATCGGAACCATGATCGAGCTGCCCAGGGCAGCCCTGACCGCCGGCCGTATCGCGAGCCAGGCGGAGTTCTTCTCCTTCGGAACGAACGACCTGACGCAGACCACATGGGGCTTCTCCCGCGACGACGTCGAGGCGGAGTTCTTCTCCGCCTACCTCGACAAGGGAATCTTCGAGACCTCCCCGTTCGAGACGATCGACCGGGAAGGAGTCGGACGCCTGGTGGAGATCGCGGTCCGTGAAGGTCGTGCGGCCCGACCCGACCTCAAGATCGGCGTGTGCGGGGAACACGGCGGTGACCCCACCTCCGTGCACTTCTTCCACGGGGCCGGACTCGACTACGTCTCCTGCTCCCCGTTCCGCGTCCCCGTCGCCCGCCTGGAGGCCGGCCGTGCAGCCCTGTCGGCACGGTCTGCGGACGCGACGAAGTGACACGCTCACCGACCCCGCCGGGGCCGGTGCGAGCGGGCGGAGGGCTCCAAGGAGGTGAAGCGCGCGAGTGGGCCGTCCGCTACGCGCTGCTCTCACACAGGCGGAAGACGGTGACCAGGTCGGGCTTGCTCAAAGGGACGTCGGCCCAGGGATATGGGCTCGCAGTACCGCGAGCCGCCGGCGGTATTCCTCGTCGTCGATCTCGCCTCTGGCGAATCGCTCCGCGAGAAGCTTCTCGGCCCCCTTGTCGGGGGTTGGGTGCGGCGCGGGCACTGTGTGCCCGTCCGCACCGTCCCGCCTGAGGGCGCGGACCACGAGGATGGCCGCGGCGACGATCAGGGTCCAGATGATCAGTGTGGTGAGGGACATGGCGAACCATCCCCAGGCCCCCATGCCATGGCCATTCCAGTACATTGCGCACCTACCAGGTGGACGGGGTCGACGGTCGGGAGCCGGCCATCTGCTGCCAGGATCTCCGGCTGCACCGAGCCCCGGCATGGGCCGGTCGGCCCACAGTCGGGGCCACAGGGCCCATGTCGGGACTGGCGGGACCACCAAGACTGAAGACGGACTCGAACAGGAGGCCGTTCATGACCACCCCGTCACCCACACGTATCTCCGAGGCGCTGCCCGCCGACTGCCGTTCCCGTCTGATGGAACTGGCCCAAGAGGTCAACTTCGCCGAGGGGACGCGTCTCTTCAGCGAGGGCGGTCACGCCGACCGGTTCTGGATCGTCCGGTCCGGCACCGTGACCTTGGACGTCCACGTGCCCGGGCGGCGCGCCGCCGTCATCGATAGCCTCGGTGCCGGTCAGCTGGTCGGCTGCTCGTGGCTCTTCAAGCCCTACTCCTGGCGCCTTGGCGCCGAGGCGATGACGCCCGTCCGCGCGTACGAGTTCGACGCGGCGCGCGTACGGACGCTGATGGACGACGACACCGCCTTCGGCTCTGCCCTGGGCCATTGGATCGGGCAGGTCCTGGCCAACCGGCTGCAGGCCGCCCGCGTGTGCCTTCTCGACCTGTACGCGCCTTACGGCAGCGGCAGCTTCCTCTGATCGTCCGTATGCCGAAGGAGCCGGTCATGCCCGCATCCCGCTACACCGTCAGTGACGTCATGACGCACACCGCCATCGCCATCGGCCGTGGGGCGTCCTACAAGGAGATCGTCGAGCTGATGCACCAGTGGAAGGTCAGCGCGGTCCCCGTCCTGGAAGGCGAAGGCCGGGTCGTCGGCGTGGTCTCCGAGGCGGACCTGCTGCCGAAGGAAGAGTTCCGGCGTACGGACCCCGCACTGCCCGAGCAGCTGGAGGAAGCGTCGAAGGCCGGCGCGGTGCTGGCCGAGGAGCTCATGTCGAGCCCGGCGATCACCGTCCACCCCGACGCGCCCGTCACCGAAGCCGCCCGGATCATGGCCCGCAAGCACGTCAAGCGCCTGCCCGTCGTGAACGTGCTCGGCATGCTGGAAGGCGTGGTCAGCCGCAGCGACCTCCTCAAGGTGTTCCTGCGGCCAGACGAGGAGCTCGAGGAGGAGATCCGCCAGGCCGTGCTCACCGAACTGGCACCCGGTGTGACCTTGGACTTCGCCGTACAGGACGGCGTCGTCACCCTTCGCGGCCCACTGCGGGACCGGGTTTTGGTCCCCCTGCTCGCACGGGCGATCCGCGCGGTCGAGGGTGTCGTGGACGTCCGGATGGAGCTGGACGGCACCATCGCTGCCTAGCTCCGGTTCTCGTCGGCCACAGGGTGCCTTGCGCGTCTTCCTGAGACAATTCGGATGGAAAGGCACAGCACGTGGACCGAGCCAGGGGCGATCATGTCCGAGGATCCGAACGCCTCCGCAGAGGCGCCGATCAAGGTGTTCCTCCTCGATGACCACGAGGTGGTCCGGCGTGGGCTGCGCGACCTTCTGGATGCAGAGCCGGACATCACCGTCGTGGGTGAAGCCGGTACGGCCGAGCAGGCGCTGACCCGCGGGCCGGCGCTCCGTCCGGATGTCGCCGTACTCGATGTGAGGCTGCCCGACAGCGACGGCATCACCGTCTGCCGCGAGCTGCGCTCGCGCATGCCGGGGCTGGCCTGTCTGATGCTGACCTCGTTCGACGACGAGGACGCCTTGCTGGACGCGATCATGGCGGGGGCCGCCGGGTACGTGCTGAAGCAGATCAAGGGTGCTGACCTGGTCTCGGCCGTACGCACGGTCGCCACCGGCCAGTCCATGCTGGACCCCGCGACCACCGCCCGCCTGATGCACTCCCTGCGTGACCCGGAACCGGCGAAGACACCGGAGGACGCTCGCCTGGCAGCTCTGTCCGAACGGGAGCGGGCTGTGCTGGAGCTCATCGGCGAGGGCCTCACCAACCGGCAGATCGCCAAGCAGCTCTACTTGTCCGAGAAGACGGTCAAGAACCACATCTCGCGGTTGCTGGGCAAGCTCGGCGTGGAGCGGCGGGTCCAGGCGGCTGTGATCGCCGCCCAGGTCCACGAGCACGAGGCCGGAACGGTGAAGCGGTAGGAACGTCTGGTAGAGGTCACCGAGCCGGCGGGACCAGAGGTACCTCCCACTCCAGGCGAGTGCCCCGCTCCCCGTTTCCCGGCGCGGCAATCTCCATCTGGCCGCTGAGCCTTTCGGCACGCTCCGCCAGGTTCCGCAGTCCGCTGCGCCGACCGCCGGCGGGCAAGCCCACTCCATTGTCGGTCACCGTGATCGTCAGCTTCCCGTCGCCCGCGGCGATCGAGACCTCCACCCGCGTGGCCCCGGCATGGCGGGCGACGTTGGTGAGAGCTTCCCCCACCACGGCGATGACCTCGTCGGCGACGGCGGACGGTACGTCGGTGTCGATCAGTCCTTCCATCCGCAGGGCAGGGGCGAAGCCGAGGGCTGCGGCCGCCCCGTCCAGGGCCTTGACGGCGCGGGAGCGCAGCTTGGAGGCCTCACCGGGGGTTTCGTGCTCGCGGAGTCCGAAGATGGTCGATCGGATGATCTTGATGGTGGCGTCGAGGTCGTCCACGGCGCGCGCGATGCGTTCCGATGCCTGGGAGTGGTCAATGAACCGCTGGGCGCTCTGGAGGGTCATGCCGGTGGCGAAGAGGCGCTGGATGGCCAGGTCGTGCAGGTCGCGGGCGATGCGGTCGTGGTCCTCCAGGAGGCTCATCTGCTCGGTGTCACGGCGCCGGTCGGCGAGCTCCAGGGCGAGGGCGGCCTGGCTCGCAAACCCCGGAAGTGGGGCGACTTCCGTGGTGGCGAACACGGGGCGTCCGTGCCGCCGGGCCAGCATCAGGACGCCGCTCAGGCTTTCCTTGGTGCCGACGGTGACGGCGACCGCCGGGCCGAAGCCCGTCCACCGCTCGGGGTGCACGGTGACGTGCTCGTCGGTCGCCACGTCGGGGACCGTGATGAGGCCGTTGTGGGCCAGTGCGGCCTCGGCGAGGGTTCCCTGGGTACTGGGCAGGACGATCCCGCGGTGTGCCTCTGCTCCTTCCCCGAGGGCGAGGGAGCCTCGCAGTTCACCGGCGGAGCCGAGCAGGTAGAAGACGCCCATGTCGGCGCGGGTGATGTCCTTGGCCTGCTCCAGCATGCCCTCGAGGACTTCGTTCTCGGGCGCTCCGGAGAGCAGGGCGCTGGTGATGTCGGAGCTGGCCTCCAGCCAGCGCTCGCGCAGCCGGACCTCCTCGAAGAGCCGGGCGTTCTCGATGGCGATGCCGGCCGCGACGGCGAGGGTGGACAGGACCGCTTCGTCCTCGGCGTCGAAGTCGGCTCCGCCGCGCTTCTCGGTCAGGTAGAGGTTGCCGAAGACCGCCTCGCGGACCCGGATCGGGACACCGAGGAACGAGTGCATCGGCGGGTGGTGGTCGGGGAACCCGTACGAGGCCGGGTGCTCGGACAGCTCCGACAGCCGCAGTGGTTCGGGGTGGCGGATCAGCTCGCCGAGGATGCCGTGGCCGGAGGGCAGGTCTCCGATCTGTGCGCGGAGGGCGTCGCTGATGCCGACGGGAAGGAACTCGGCCAGTTTCTTGTCGTTCCCGATGACTCCGAGGGCCCCGTATTCGGCGTCCACGAGCACTACGGCGGCCTCGACGATGCCTTGCAGGACCTGCGGCAAGTCGAGTTCCCGGCCCACGGACATGACGGCTTCGAGTAGACCGTTCAGCCGGTCCCGCGTGCCTCTGACCTCGTCGATCCGTACCTGGAGTTCATCCAGCAGTTCGTCGAGCCGCAGACGAGGAACACCGCTCCGGGTGGGCTGTTCCCCTGTGCTCATGCCCGCCTCCGGCAGGAAGGGATGGCGAGACGGCCATCACTTCCACGGTATCTCCGGTCGGGGCGCCCGGCCTTTCCACTCAACGGGATGCCACTGCCCCTTCCGGCTCCTCCTCGTGTCGCGGCGTACCGGTTTCGTCGTGCAGCTGGCGGACGTGGGCGTCCGGTCCGGGGAAGATCACGGTGGTACGGCCGGTGTCGGACCAGCGCACGTCGTACGGCGGGGTGCCGTCCTCGTGGTGCAGGGCGATGACTTCGCCGTCACGGCCTGTCGTTCCGACGGTGGGGCCGCCCACGATGATCTGGTCGCCGACCTCGGCGTGGATCCCGTCTCCGTGGGCAAGCGGATGCGCGTTCATGATCATGCCTTTCTGTGGAATGCGCCCCGCAGGAGCCGGGCGGCGACGAACGCCGCGAGGGCTGCCGAGGCGGCGAGCCCTATGCCGGCCCAGCCCACCGGCTGGGTGTCCAGCAGCGACTGCAGAGCGGGAAGGTGCAGGGCAGCCATCGCAAGGAGGGCGGAGGCCGCCACGGCGGCGGGGAGGGAGAGGTTCTGGGTGGTGAGCAGCCGGGCCCTCAGTCCCAGGGCCACGCCCAGCTGGGCTCCGAGCAGGGACAGGAAGAGCACGCTCTGCCAGGGCAGGCCCATGGAGCGCGCGCCGATGCCGGCGATCAAGCTGAAAGCCGTCACGGCCGCAGCGAGGATGAGGAGGCGTTGCCACACGCCTGCGGCCAGGATGTGCTGTCCGGGCGGCCGGGGCGGGCGCCGCATGGCCTCTGGTGAGGCCGGTTCGGCACCCATGGCCACGCCGGTCAGACCGTGTGTGAGGAGGTTGATCCACAGGATCTGGCCCGCCCGAAGCGGGAGGGCCAGGCCGAGTAGGGGACCTGCCAGCATCACGAGGATCTCGGCGGCCCCACCGGCCATCGCGTAGACGAGGAAGCGTCGGATGTTGTCGTAGACGCGGCGGCCTTCCTCGACGGCCGTGACCACGGTGGACAGCTCGTCGTCCGTGAGGACGAGGTCGGCGGCCTGGCGGGCCACCTCGGTGCCGCGGGCGCCCATGGCGACGCCGATGTCGGCCTGGCGGAGGGCGGGGCCGTCGTTGACGCCGTCCCCGGTCATGGCGGTCACTGCGCCGCGGGCCCTCCAGGCGTGGACGATGTCCAGCTTCTGCTGCGGATCGGTCCGGGCGAAGACGCGTACCGCGGTGAGGTCGGTGTCCGGTGCTGCGGCAAGCTCGGGTCCGGTGACGACGGAATCGGCTGGACCGTCCTCGACGAGGCCGATGCGTACGGCGATGGCGTGAGCCGTCGCGGGGTGGTCGCCGGTGATCATGACCGGGGTGATGCCGGCAGCGCGGCAGGCCGCCAGAGTGGTGGCGGCGGTCGCTTTCGGCGGATCGCTGATGGCGATCAGGCCGAGAAGGCTCAGTCCCTCTTCCGCCTCGGCGGCGGGCAGACTCCACTGGAGCCGTTCGGCGCCTGCCACCGCCAGGACCCTGAATCCGTGCGCGGCCAGCTGGGCAGCTTGCAGGCGAGCCTGGTCCAGGACCTCGGGCGGCTCGGCGAGCACCATGGGAGCCAGGACGCTCTCCGGCGCCCCCTTGAGGCAGACCAGGACGTTGCCGTCGGGCAGGTGGTGCAGGGTGGTCATCCGCTTACGCGAACTGTCGAACGGTGCTTCTCCGATCCGGGGGCAGTCCCGGTGCAGCTCGGCGGGGTCGGGGCAGCCTGCCTTGGCAGCGGCTGCCAGCAGTGCGGCCTCCATGGGGTCGCCCACGGCCGTCCATGCTGCGGAGCCGCTCTGGGGTGGTTTCAGGCTTGCGTCGTTGCACAGGGCTGCCGTGGTGAGCAGTTCCTGCAGTGGGCGGAGTTGCTCGGGCGTCAGGGAGCGTCCGGCCCGGGTCAGGTCTCCTTGGGGTTCGTATCCGCTGCCGGACACGTCCGCGGCTCCGGACGGCGTCCACAGGCGCTGGACGACCATGCGGCCCTCGGTGAGGGTGCCGGTCTTGTCCGTGGCCAGCACGCTCACCGAGCCCAGTGTCTCCACGGCCGGCAGGCGCCGGACCAGGGCGCCGCGGGCCGCCATGCGGCGGGCTCCGAGGGCGAGGGCGAGGGTGACCACGGCGGGCAGGGACTCGGGCACCGCGGCGACGGCCAGGCTGATGGCGGTGACCGCCATCGTGCTCACGCCGAGGCCGCGTAGGAGGCCCAGGGCGAAGAACAGCACGCACAGGGCGAGGGTGACGGCGGCAAGGACGCGGCCGAGGGAGGCGAGGCGGCGCTGGAGCGGTGTCGGCTCGTGGTCCCCGTCCAGGAGGGCTGCGATCCGGCCGAGGGCGCTGGCGGATCCAGTGGCCGTGGCCGTCGCCACACCTCGCCCGCGCACCACGACGGTGCCGGCGCTGACCACGTCACCCGTGGATTTGGCGACGGGTTCCGATTCGCCGGTGAGCATCGACTCGTCCATCAGGAGAGCGGATGCCTCGGTGAGATCGGCGTCCGCGGCGACGATGTCACCCTCGCCCAACAGCAGGCTGTCACCCAGTACCACGAGCGCTGCCGGCACTTCGTAGGCGGCGCCGTCGCGCAGCACCCGGGCGTGCGGGGCAGAGAGAGCGGAGAGCGCGGCGACCGCGCGGTCCGCCCGGACCTCCTGGGCCACTCCCACGGTCGTGTTGAAGACGACCACCAGGCCGATGACGACGGCGTCCGGGTGGTCGCCGATCGCGATGGTCAGGAGTGCGGCACCGAGCAGCACCATGATCAGCGGATCACGCAGCTGCGCCAGTACCCGGCGGCGGAGGGGTGTGGGTCGCGGAGGTGCCACCTCGTTGCGTCCGTAGCGGGCCAGCCGGCGTTCGGCCTCGGCCCGTGTCAGCCCTGTCGGGGCCGAGGAGGCGACGGACGGCGTTTCGATCGCGCGGCTGGTCATGGCGGGCTCAGCCAGTGGGGACGGTGATCACGGGGCAGTGCGCGCGGTGCAGGAGGCCGTGGACGACGGATCCGATGCGCATGCCGGTGTATCCGCCGCGGCCGCGGCGGCCCACGACGACGGCCAGGGCGTGCTCGGCGGCCCGGGCGAGTTCCTCGACGGGGTGGCCGGCGAGGACTTCGTGCGTCACGTGCACGTCCGGGTACTTGTCCGACAGGCCGGCGGTGGCCTCGGAGAGCAGGGTGCGCTGGGCGTGCAGTGCCACCTCTTCGTCGTTCAGCATGATGAGCGGCGGCTGCCATACGCAGACGACCCGCAGCGCCGCCCCCCGGAGGTCGGCCTCGTCGAAGGCGAAGTCCAGCGCGGCAGTGGCGGACGCGCTGCCGTCGATACCGGCGACGACGTAGGGCGGCTGCTGGCTGATGTGTTCGGCGTCGCCCACGACGACGACCGGGCAATGGGCCTGGGCAGTGACGGGGACCACGAGCGAGCCGGCGCTGAAGAACTCGGCGGTGCGGCTCAGGTGCCGGGAGCCGAGGACGATCATGCGGGCTTCTCGCGCCGCGCCGCCCAGGACGGGGACGGGGAAGCCGCCGAGCAGATCGCCGGTGACGGCCACCTCGGGGTGGCGGTCACGCACCCAGTTGCACGCTTGGCCGAGCCTGTCGGATGCGGCCTGCCGCAGGGCCGTCTGACCGGGGGTGTCGTCGACGTGATGGGTGTCGTGCTGGGGCGGTACCGCGAGCACCAGGCGTAGCGGGAGCCGGCGCCGTTGTGCCTCGTCGGCGGCCCAGGCCAGGGAAAGGTGCCAGTCCCTGTCCGGGTCGATGCCCACGACGATGCCATGGCTTCCTGTCAGGTGGATGGTCATGACCGGCTCCCGAAGTCGCTGCCGGTCCGGGGGATGAGGAGGACGGGGCAGTGGGCGTGGTGCAGCAGGCTGTGCGTGGCCTTGCCCAGGCTGGGGGCGAGTCCGAGGGGCCCTGGGATCCGGCGGCCGCCCATGACGAGCAGGTCGGCGTGCCGGGACGCCTCGACCAGGACACCGGCCACGGAGATGCTCTTCTCCGCATCGGCCTGCACCTCCAGGTCGGGGAACTCGCCGCGGACCACGTCCGTGACGGCCCGAAGGGTCTCTGCACGGCCGCCGGCGATCTCGTCGACGCCGTCGAGCATGCTGACCACCTCACCTACGGACTGGAGCACGTTCCACACGTGCAGGAGCCGCAGGGAGGCCTTGTGCAGCTCGGCTTCCCGGGCGGCGTACCGGGCGATCAGGAGGTCGTGCTCATCGCGGATCGCCGCGAGGACCGTGCCGGTCTCCTCGGCCCCGTCGATGCCCCGGACGACGATGACGGGCGTCATGGCGATGGCCGCGGTGCCCAGCCCGACCGAGCCGAGCATGAGGGAGTTGAAACCGCCCAGCCCGCGGTTGCCCACCACGACCGTGCCGTGGAGCCCGCCGGCCCGGTGAAGGCTGTCGACGGCGCTCGCGCGGCTGAACTCGGTGGTCACGTTCAACCCGGGGTACTCGGCCGACACGGCCTTCGCCGTCTCGTCAAGGATGGCCCGGCCGTTGACACGGATACGGTCGATGGTCTCCGCCGACACGTACAAGGCCCTGCCGTCGGTGTCGGAGCCGTAGACGATGTGGAGGGGGCGGTCACGGCGTGCGGCCTCCTTGGCCGCCCACAGGGCAGCGACGCGCGCCGACTGTGAGCCGTCCACGCCGACGGTGACCGAGCTGGTGTCCGGGGTGCGGAATGTGCTTTCCACGATTCCTCCCAACCGAGAAGCCGATGAGGGACACCACCCACGGTGGCACCGCCGCCGTTTCGGCAAGAGGGCCGCCCGGGACCGCAGACGGGACCAAAGGTCCCCATCGTCGTCGACCGGAGACCTCGGGCCCTTGCGGCCCCCCGGACGGGACCGTTCGGCCCTCGATCGCCGGCGGCCTTCGACGGATGGTGGGGACACACCCCACACCGGACACCAGCCTCGCGTGACACGGCGGAGCAGGAGGGCCTCATGAAACATCTCAAGGTGGCGAACCTGATGACCGACGAGGTCGTGTCCGTGGCCCCGGGCACCGGTTTCAAGGACGTCGCGAAGCTCCTCGCCCAGTACGACATCTCGGGAGTCCCTGTCCTGGACGACGAGGACCGCGTGGTGGGCGTCGTCTCGCAGACCGACCTGCTGGCCCACACGGTGTCGGGCTCCCATCCCTCTGAGCAGAGCCCCCCGGCGCCTGGTCCGCCCACCGCGGGCGAGGTCATGTCCGCGCCGGCGGTCACCGTTCACGCCGAAGAGACAGTGGCTGACGCCGCCCGGCTGATGACCCGTCGCGGCATCGAACGCCTCCCCGTCGTGGACGTGGAGGACCGGCTCGTCGGCATCGTCACCCGCCGGGACCTGCTCCGCCTGTTCCTGCGCCCGGACTCCGAGATGCGCCGGCGTATCACCGACGAGGTCCTCACGGAGGTGCTCGGTGTGCCGGCCGGTGACGTCGACGTCCATGTGGTCGACGGCATCGTCACTTTGGAGGGCCGTGTCGAGCGTAGGAGTCAGCTCCCTGCGCTTCTCGGCCTCGTCGAACAACTCGACGGGGTCGTCGCCGTGGCATCACGCATCACCGCCCGAACCGACGACACGGCAGGCATGCACGCGGACCGTGCCCGGCACGCCATGCCGTGGTGATGAGCGCCGGACCGTACGAAGGGAATCGAAGCCATGAAGAACCACGTGACCGTCGGAGTCGACGGCTCCCCTGAGAGCCGGGCAGCAGCACGCTGGGCCGCGCACGAGGCCGTCCTGCGGCAGGTGCCGCTCCGCCTCGTGCACGCCGTCGACTGGCCCCTGGACCCGATGTTCCCCGGACTGGGCCGCCAGGACGTGGACCGCTGGGCGGACCAGGCTCTGGCCGAGGCCGCGACGGAGCTGCACGGGCGCCACCCGCACCTGGAGATCACGACCCGCTGCCTGACGGCACGGCCGGCAGCCGCTCTCGCGGCCGAGGCCGCCGACGCCGGCCTGCTGGTCCTGGGATCGCGCGGTCTGGGCGGCCTGGTCGGTTTCGTCGTCGGCTCGGTGGCGATGTCCACCGTGGTCGCGACCGACACCCCGGTCGTCCTCGTTCGCGTCACCGACGACCCCGACGGCCCGGGCACCGGCTCCGGCGCTGAGATCGTCGTGGGTGTCGACATCCATGAAGCGTGCGACCGGGTACTCACCTTCGCCTTCGAGGAGGCGGCCCGGCGCGACTGCCCGCTGCGGGCCGTGCACGGCTGGAAGATGCCGGCCGCCTACAGTTACGTCCCCTTCTTCGACCCGGACAACGAACGGGACATCGGCAGGAGCGTCACACACATGGTGGACGACATGCTGCTGCCCTGGCAGCGCAAGTTCCCCGACGTGAATGTCAGCCACAACGTGTTCATGGGATCCGCGGGCGAGCATCTCGTTCGGGCCTCGCAAGGAGCGGGACTCGTCGTCGTGGGGCGCCATCTTCGCCGCTCCGCCCTCGGGGCGCACCTGGGCTCGGTCGCCCACGCGGTCCTGCACCACGCAGCAGCCCCCGTAGCCGTCATCGCCCACGACTGAAGGAGCGGTACTGGTGGCCAGACCACCTCAAAGCCCCGGACAGCCCTACCCAGGGACGGTCGCCCCTCACACCATCATGAGCACGGCCGTCCCACTGAGGAGGAAGACCATGAAGCACCTGCGCACCGTCGAGGACGTCATGACACA contains these protein-coding regions:
- a CDS encoding putative PEP-binding protein encodes the protein WMLQTRVGKRTAQAAFSIASQLADEGLISTDEALARVDGDMLARLMFPRFDAGVAAPVLTRGIPASPGAAVGVVVFDSGEAVRRAAAGEEVVLVRQETTPDDLPGMVAAQAVLTSRGGKTSHAAVVARGMGKVCVCGADALSIDLGERRFSVGDVVVSEGETISVDGFEGLVRLGAVPLVDSAVMRYFEAGSPAPDATAQEGVPEVHRLMEHADATRRLGVRANADTPQDAARARRFGAEGIGLCRTEHMFLGDRRQLVEAMILAPTENDREVALAALLPLQREDFTGILAAMDGLPVTIRLLDPPLHEFLPDRTDLAVRLARDEALGRTQDPHDTELLAAVTRMHEENPMLGLRGVRLGLVKRGLVAMQVRAIAEAVVARKRAGGDPRAEIMVPLVGAVEELHLVRQEVEEVLSTVARETGVPVTCPIGTMIELPRAALTAGRIASQAEFFSFGTNDLTQTTWGFSRDDVEAEFFSAYLDKGIFETSPFETIDREGVGRLVEIAVREGRAARPDLKIGVCGEHGGDPTSVHFFHGAGLDYVSCSPFRVPVARLEAGRAALSARSADATK
- a CDS encoding SHOCT domain-containing protein codes for the protein MSLTTLIIWTLIVAAAILVVRALRRDGADGHTVPAPHPTPDKGAEKLLAERFARGEIDDEEYRRRLAVLRAHIPGPTSL
- a CDS encoding Crp/Fnr family transcriptional regulator; its protein translation is MTTPSPTRISEALPADCRSRLMELAQEVNFAEGTRLFSEGGHADRFWIVRSGTVTLDVHVPGRRAAVIDSLGAGQLVGCSWLFKPYSWRLGAEAMTPVRAYEFDAARVRTLMDDDTAFGSALGHWIGQVLANRLQAARVCLLDLYAPYGSGSFL
- a CDS encoding CBS domain-containing protein; this translates as MPASRYTVSDVMTHTAIAIGRGASYKEIVELMHQWKVSAVPVLEGEGRVVGVVSEADLLPKEEFRRTDPALPEQLEEASKAGAVLAEELMSSPAITVHPDAPVTEAARIMARKHVKRLPVVNVLGMLEGVVSRSDLLKVFLRPDEELEEEIRQAVLTELAPGVTLDFAVQDGVVTLRGPLRDRVLVPLLARAIRAVEGVVDVRMELDGTIAA
- a CDS encoding response regulator, with the translated sequence MSEDPNASAEAPIKVFLLDDHEVVRRGLRDLLDAEPDITVVGEAGTAEQALTRGPALRPDVAVLDVRLPDSDGITVCRELRSRMPGLACLMLTSFDDEDALLDAIMAGAAGYVLKQIKGADLVSAVRTVATGQSMLDPATTARLMHSLRDPEPAKTPEDARLAALSERERAVLELIGEGLTNRQIAKQLYLSEKTVKNHISRLLGKLGVERRVQAAVIAAQVHEHEAGTVKR
- a CDS encoding GAF domain-containing protein, which encodes MSTGEQPTRSGVPRLRLDELLDELQVRIDEVRGTRDRLNGLLEAVMSVGRELDLPQVLQGIVEAAVVLVDAEYGALGVIGNDKKLAEFLPVGISDALRAQIGDLPSGHGILGELIRHPEPLRLSELSEHPASYGFPDHHPPMHSFLGVPIRVREAVFGNLYLTEKRGGADFDAEDEAVLSTLAVAAGIAIENARLFEEVRLRERWLEASSDITSALLSGAPENEVLEGMLEQAKDITRADMGVFYLLGSAGELRGSLALGEGAEAHRGIVLPSTQGTLAEAALAHNGLITVPDVATDEHVTVHPERWTGFGPAVAVTVGTKESLSGVLMLARRHGRPVFATTEVAPLPGFASQAALALELADRRRDTEQMSLLEDHDRIARDLHDLAIQRLFATGMTLQSAQRFIDHSQASERIARAVDDLDATIKIIRSTIFGLREHETPGEASKLRSRAVKALDGAAAALGFAPALRMEGLIDTDVPSAVADEVIAVVGEALTNVARHAGATRVEVSIAAGDGKLTITVTDNGVGLPAGGRRSGLRNLAERAERLSGQMEIAAPGNGERGTRLEWEVPLVPPAR
- a CDS encoding DUF1918 domain-containing protein, which encodes MNAHPLAHGDGIHAEVGDQIIVGGPTVGTTGRDGEVIALHHEDGTPPYDVRWSDTGRTTVIFPGPDAHVRQLHDETGTPRHEEEPEGAVASR
- a CDS encoding cation-translocating P-type ATPase — its product is MTSRAIETPSVASSAPTGLTRAEAERRLARYGRNEVAPPRPTPLRRRVLAQLRDPLIMVLLGAALLTIAIGDHPDAVVIGLVVVFNTTVGVAQEVRADRAVAALSALSAPHARVLRDGAAYEVPAALVVLGDSLLLGEGDIVAADADLTEASALLMDESMLTGESEPVAKSTGDVVSAGTVVVRGRGVATATATGSASALGRIAALLDGDHEPTPLQRRLASLGRVLAAVTLALCVLFFALGLLRGLGVSTMAVTAISLAVAAVPESLPAVVTLALALGARRMAARGALVRRLPAVETLGSVSVLATDKTGTLTEGRMVVQRLWTPSGAADVSGSGYEPQGDLTRAGRSLTPEQLRPLQELLTTAALCNDASLKPPQSGSAAWTAVGDPMEAALLAAAAKAGCPDPAELHRDCPRIGEAPFDSSRKRMTTLHHLPDGNVLVCLKGAPESVLAPMVLAEPPEVLDQARLQAAQLAAHGFRVLAVAGAERLQWSLPAAEAEEGLSLLGLIAISDPPKATAATTLAACRAAGITPVMITGDHPATAHAIAVRIGLVEDGPADSVVTGPELAAAPDTDLTAVRVFARTDPQQKLDIVHAWRARGAVTAMTGDGVNDGPALRQADIGVAMGARGTEVARQAADLVLTDDELSTVVTAVEEGRRVYDNIRRFLVYAMAGGAAEILVMLAGPLLGLALPLRAGQILWINLLTHGLTGVAMGAEPASPEAMRRPPRPPGQHILAAGVWQRLLILAAAVTAFSLIAGIGARSMGLPWQSVLFLSLLGAQLGVALGLRARLLTTQNLSLPAAVAASALLAMAALHLPALQSLLDTQPVGWAGIGLAASAALAAFVAARLLRGAFHRKA